Within the Burkholderiales bacterium genome, the region CTCGCCGCCTTAAAGGGTGGGCTTGCCATCCTGCGCGAAACGGACCTGCGGGGGGAAGTGGCGGGGCTCGTTTCCCCCACCCTGGTCATCCACGGGGAACGGGATACCCTGACCCTCCCGGCGGCGGGCCGGTGGCTTGCCGGGCGACTGCCCCAGGGGCGGTGGCGGGCCATCCCGGGCGCGGCCCATGCGCCTTTCCTTTCCCATGGGCAAGGGGTACAGCTCACCATGGAGGCGTTCCTCGGTGAATGAGGAGTCCCCAATGCAGGTGGACAAGCGGCTTCTCCGCCGCTCCTTTGAGCGTGCCGCGGCCACCTATGACCAGGCGGCGGTGCTGCAGCGGGAGGTGGCCCAGCGCATGTTCGAGCGCCTCGATTACGTCAGGCTTGCCCCCCGCCGCATCCTCGATGCCGGGGCGGGAACCGGTTTCGGCACGCGGCTTCTGGCGCGGCGCTACCCGCGGGCCGAGCTCGTCGCCCTCGATCTTGCCTGGGCCATGCTGCACACCGCCCGGGCGGCGCGTCCCTGGTGGATGCGCCTGCCCAAAGTGGGCACCCGCGTGGATTATGTGTGTGGCGATCTGGAACGGTTGCCGCTGGCGCCCTCCAGCGTCGATCTCGTCTGGTCCAACCTGACCCTGCAATGGTGCAACGCGCCGCAGGGAGTCTTCCGGGAAGTGTACCGGGTGCTGGCTCCCGGCGGCCTTTTCATGTTCAGCACCTTTGGCCCCGACACCCTGAAGGAGCTGCGCCAGGCGTTTGCGGGCATCGATGGTTACACGCATGTCAACCGCTTCCTGGACATGCACGATCTGGGGGACATGCTCGTCTACGCCGGCTTCGCCGGCCCGGTGATGGACATGGAAATCGTCACCCGCAGCGCGGAAGACCTGCGGGAACTTCTGATGGAGCTCAAGGCCTTGGGCGCCCACAACGTGACCGTCGGCCGTAACCATGGCCTCATGGGCAGAAAACGCTGGCAGGCGATGGTGGCCGCCTACGAGGCCCTGCGCCGCGATGGGCGCCTGCCGGCGACCTTTGAGGTGGTCTATGGCCATGCCTGGGTGGGCGAACCCAAGCGCCGGGAGGACGGCCGTCAGGTGATCGAGCTGAAGATCGCCCAACGACGGGCGGGGTTGCGGTGAAGGCGGCGTGGTTTGTCACTGGCACGGATACCGGGGTGGGCAAGACCCTGGTGGCGGCGGCCCTGCTGGCAGCCAGCGTCCGCCAGGGTTGGCGCGCGGTGGGCATGAAGCCGGTGGCGGCGGGCGGTGAGCCGGCCCCGGGGGGCTTGCGCTTTGGGGACGTGGAAACCCTGATTGAGGCCGGCAATGTGGCGGCGCCCCGGGATTGGGTCAACCCCTACGCCTTGGCCGAACCCATCGCGCCCCACATCGCCGCCCGCCACGCAGGCGTCAAGTTGGACCTTGCCCACATGGCCCGCTGTTTC harbors:
- the bioC gene encoding malonyl-ACP O-methyltransferase BioC; protein product: MQVDKRLLRRSFERAAATYDQAAVLQREVAQRMFERLDYVRLAPRRILDAGAGTGFGTRLLARRYPRAELVALDLAWAMLHTARAARPWWMRLPKVGTRVDYVCGDLERLPLAPSSVDLVWSNLTLQWCNAPQGVFREVYRVLAPGGLFMFSTFGPDTLKELRQAFAGIDGYTHVNRFLDMHDLGDMLVYAGFAGPVMDMEIVTRSAEDLRELLMELKALGAHNVTVGRNHGLMGRKRWQAMVAAYEALRRDGRLPATFEVVYGHAWVGEPKRREDGRQVIELKIAQRRAGLR